A window of the Sphingobium sp. CAP-1 genome harbors these coding sequences:
- a CDS encoding restriction endonuclease, with the protein MIAKNPERIDVELLKSYPSFTEFYGQTGSVAEPDQFPAAAMASGSMSTPEEQIDAAQAVLNIALKADILQHVLEQSPSFFERLIVELLVAMGYGGSHEDAARQLGKSGDGGIDGVIDEDRLGLDRIYVQAKRYASTSISRPEIQGFVGSLVGMSANKGVFVTTSTFSKQAVDYAKALQQRVVLIDGQRLSELMIEFGVGVRINRVVEVKRLDEDFFSE; encoded by the coding sequence TTGATTGCCAAGAACCCCGAACGCATCGATGTCGAACTGCTCAAATCTTACCCGTCATTCACCGAATTTTACGGTCAGACGGGATCAGTTGCGGAGCCGGATCAATTTCCCGCTGCCGCAATGGCAAGCGGTTCGATGTCGACTCCAGAAGAACAAATTGACGCTGCACAGGCGGTTTTGAATATTGCTCTCAAGGCCGATATTTTGCAGCACGTCCTGGAACAGTCGCCTTCTTTTTTCGAGCGGTTGATTGTCGAGTTACTTGTCGCGATGGGCTATGGTGGGTCGCATGAGGATGCCGCGCGCCAACTCGGCAAGTCCGGTGACGGCGGCATTGACGGAGTTATCGATGAAGATCGTCTCGGTCTTGATCGCATTTATGTTCAGGCCAAGCGCTATGCGTCAACCAGCATCAGTCGTCCCGAAATACAAGGCTTTGTCGGAAGTCTTGTGGGAATGAGTGCGAATAAGGGCGTTTTTGTCACAACCTCAACCTTTAGCAAGCAGGCTGTCGATTACGCCAAGGCGCTCCAGCAGAGAGTGGTCCTGATTGACGGGCAACGGCTGAGCGAACTGATGATCGAGTTCGGCGTCGGCGTCAGAATTAACCGGGTTGTCGAGGTGAAGCGTCTGGACGAAGATTTCTTCTCGGAATGA
- a CDS encoding IS3 family transposase (programmed frameshift) produces the protein MRKSRFTEAQIIGMIKEQEAGLPTVEVCRKHGLSTATFYKLKAKYGGMEVSDAHRLRQLEDENGKLKRLLADSMLDNAILKDLLGKGLTTPGQRRDVALGVMRDYQVSQRRACVLIGVDPKTVRRERPPDHVAIREAMREIAGQRRRFGYRRIGVMLERKGMSMNHKKLYRLYREEGLSVRRRRGRKRARGSRTPMPGALRPGDRWSMDFVADTFGASRKFRILAINDDCCRENLCLAADTSISGARVARELDALVRLHGKPACIVSDNGTEFTSRAILQWASKNKVEWHYIDPGKPQQNGFIESFNGSLRDELLNEELFDSLADARRKLAIWRYDYNHVRPHSSLGNRTPAQARRTFVQDDSITPDALVQASVPDYSTVRLSL, from the exons ATGAGGAAGAGCCGTTTCACCGAGGCGCAGATCATCGGGATGATCAAGGAACAGGAGGCAGGGCTTCCAACGGTCGAGGTTTGCCGGAAGCACGGCCTGAGCACGGCGACCTTTTACAAGCTGAAGGCGAAGTATGGCGGCATGGAGGTTTCCGATGCCCATCGGTTGCGGCAGTTGGAGGATGAAAACGGCAAGCTGAAGCGGCTCCTAGCCGACAGCATGCTGGACAACGCGATCCTGAAAGACCTGCTGGGAAAAG GGCTGACGACGCCGGGCCAGCGGCGCGACGTGGCGCTCGGTGTGATGCGGGACTACCAAGTCTCACAGCGTCGGGCCTGCGTGCTGATTGGCGTCGATCCCAAGACGGTCAGGCGCGAACGCCCGCCGGACCACGTAGCGATCCGCGAAGCCATGCGGGAGATCGCAGGGCAGCGCCGTCGGTTCGGCTATCGCCGGATCGGCGTCATGCTGGAGCGCAAGGGCATGAGCATGAACCACAAGAAGCTCTACCGGCTATATCGGGAAGAAGGCTTGTCTGTACGCCGACGACGCGGCCGCAAGCGCGCCCGAGGCAGCCGGACGCCGATGCCGGGAGCACTTCGTCCTGGTGACCGCTGGTCGATGGACTTTGTCGCCGATACGTTTGGCGCGTCGCGCAAGTTCAGGATTCTGGCGATCAACGATGATTGCTGCCGGGAGAACCTGTGCCTGGCGGCGGACACCAGCATCTCGGGGGCTCGAGTGGCGCGCGAACTGGATGCGCTTGTTCGCCTGCATGGGAAACCTGCTTGCATCGTCAGTGACAATGGCACTGAATTTACGAGCCGGGCGATCCTGCAGTGGGCCAGCAAGAACAAGGTCGAGTGGCATTACATCGACCCCGGAAAGCCCCAGCAGAATGGCTTCATCGAGAGCTTCAACGGCTCATTGCGCGATGAGCTGCTCAACGAGGAATTGTTCGACAGCTTGGCTGACGCCCGTCGGAAGCTGGCCATCTGGCGCTACGACTACAACCATGTTCGGCCCCACTCATCGTTGGGAAATCGAACGCCTGCACAAGCGCGTCGGACGTTCGTGCAGGACGATAGCATCACGCCCGACGCGCTTGTGCAGGCGAGCGTGCCGGATTATTCAACCGTAAGACTCTCGTTATGA
- the clpA gene encoding ATP-dependent Clp protease ATP-binding subunit ClpA produces MPSFAPALETTLHNALTHASERKHEYATLEHLLLALIDDEHAAKVMQACGVELGELGDAVTHYLDTELDSLKVEGASDPSPTSGFQRVVQRAILHVQSSGKDEVTGANVLVALFSERESYAVYFLQQQDMSRLDAVSFISHGVGKGTPTPERQETKGAPEEEKKVQDGKGKKDSALDQFTVNLNEKADRGKVDPLIGRIAEVERTIQILCRRSKNNPLYVGDPGVGKTAIAEGLARKIIEGDVPEVLREAVIYSLDMGALLAGTRYRGDFEERLKAVVTELEKMPHAVLFIDEIHTVIGAGATSGGAMDASNLLKPALSGGTIRCIGSTTYKEFRNHFEKDRALLRRFQKIDVNEPTIEDTIKILAGLRTAFEEHHHVKYTPDAIKAAVELSARYINDRKLPDKAIDVIDEVGAMQMLVVPSKRKKTITPREIEAVIATMARIPPKTVSADDKSVLESLTTDLKRVVFGQDKAIEVLSSAIKLSRAGLRDPDKPIGNYLFSGPTGVGKTEVARQLAHLLGIPLQRFDMSEYMERHSVSRLIGAPPGYVGYDQGGLLTDAVDQQPHSVLLLDEIEKAHPDLFNILLQVMDNGRLTDHHGKTVDFRNTILIMTTNAGASDMAKESIGFGELTREDAQEDAVKKLFTPEFRNRLDAIVPFGYLPPEIVARVIDKFVLQLELQLADRDVHITLDEDAKAWLTKKGYDKLYGARPMGRLMQEKIKQPLAEELLFGKLVHGGEVHVHMKDEALAFQITPAAPKKGKKGGKARTSESTK; encoded by the coding sequence GCCAAGGTGATGCAGGCGTGCGGCGTGGAACTGGGCGAGCTGGGCGACGCCGTCACCCATTATCTCGACACCGAACTCGACAGTCTGAAGGTCGAAGGGGCCAGCGACCCCTCCCCCACATCCGGTTTCCAGCGCGTGGTCCAGCGCGCCATCCTGCACGTCCAGTCGTCCGGCAAGGATGAGGTGACGGGCGCCAACGTCCTGGTCGCGCTCTTTTCCGAACGCGAATCCTACGCCGTCTATTTCCTGCAACAGCAGGATATGAGCCGTCTCGATGCCGTGAGCTTCATCAGCCATGGCGTTGGCAAGGGCACGCCCACGCCTGAGCGTCAGGAGACAAAGGGCGCCCCTGAGGAGGAAAAGAAGGTGCAGGACGGTAAAGGCAAGAAGGACAGCGCCCTCGACCAGTTCACCGTCAACCTCAATGAAAAGGCCGATCGCGGCAAGGTCGATCCGCTGATCGGCCGCATCGCCGAAGTCGAGCGCACGATCCAGATCCTGTGCCGCCGGTCCAAGAACAACCCGCTCTATGTGGGCGATCCCGGCGTCGGCAAGACCGCGATCGCCGAAGGGCTGGCGCGCAAGATCATCGAGGGCGACGTGCCCGAAGTGCTGCGCGAAGCGGTGATCTACTCGCTCGACATGGGCGCGCTGCTCGCCGGCACCCGCTATCGCGGCGATTTCGAGGAGCGGCTGAAGGCGGTCGTCACCGAACTGGAAAAAATGCCGCACGCGGTGCTGTTCATCGATGAGATCCACACGGTGATCGGTGCCGGCGCAACCAGCGGCGGCGCGATGGACGCGTCCAACCTGCTCAAGCCCGCTTTGTCGGGCGGCACGATCCGCTGCATCGGTTCGACCACCTACAAGGAATTTCGCAACCATTTCGAAAAGGATCGCGCGCTGCTGCGCCGCTTCCAGAAGATCGATGTCAACGAACCCACGATCGAGGACACGATCAAGATATTGGCCGGCCTGCGCACCGCGTTCGAGGAGCATCATCACGTCAAATATACGCCCGACGCGATCAAGGCGGCGGTGGAACTCAGCGCGCGCTACATCAACGACCGCAAGCTGCCCGACAAGGCGATCGACGTGATCGACGAAGTCGGCGCGATGCAGATGCTGGTCGTCCCGTCCAAGCGCAAAAAGACCATCACCCCCAGGGAGATCGAGGCGGTCATCGCCACCATGGCCCGCATCCCGCCCAAGACGGTGTCGGCCGACGACAAGAGCGTGCTGGAATCGCTGACCACCGATCTGAAACGCGTCGTCTTTGGTCAGGACAAGGCGATCGAGGTGCTGTCCTCCGCGATCAAGCTGTCGCGCGCGGGCCTGCGCGATCCCGACAAGCCGATCGGCAACTATCTCTTCTCCGGCCCCACCGGCGTCGGCAAGACGGAGGTGGCACGCCAGCTCGCCCATCTGCTCGGCATCCCGCTCCAGCGGTTCGACATGTCGGAATATATGGAACGGCACTCGGTCAGCCGCCTGATCGGCGCGCCTCCGGGCTATGTCGGCTATGATCAGGGCGGCCTGCTGACCGACGCCGTCGACCAGCAACCGCACAGCGTGCTGCTGCTGGACGAGATTGAGAAGGCGCATCCCGACCTGTTCAACATATTGTTGCAAGTGATGGACAATGGCCGCCTGACCGATCATCACGGCAAGACCGTCGATTTCCGCAACACCATCCTCATCATGACCACCAATGCCGGTGCGTCGGACATGGCGAAGGAATCGATCGGCTTCGGCGAACTGACCCGCGAGGATGCGCAGGAGGATGCGGTGAAGAAGCTCTTCACTCCCGAATTCCGCAACCGCCTCGATGCGATCGTGCCGTTCGGCTATCTGCCGCCGGAAATCGTCGCCCGCGTGATCGACAAGTTCGTACTGCAACTGGAACTGCAACTGGCCGACCGCGATGTCCACATCACGCTGGATGAGGACGCCAAGGCATGGCTGACGAAGAAGGGCTATGACAAGCTGTACGGCGCTCGCCCGATGGGCCGCCTGATGCAGGAAAAGATCAAGCAACCGCTGGCCGAGGAACTGCTGTTCGGCAAGCTGGTCCATGGCGGCGAGGTCCATGTCCATATGAAGGACGAAGCCCTGGCCTTCCAGATCACCCCGGCCGCCCCGAAAAAGGGCAAGAAGGGCGGCAAGGCCAGGACCAGCGAAAGCACCAAATAA